In Neisseria animalis, a single window of DNA contains:
- the murD gene encoding UDP-N-acetylmuramoyl-L-alanine--D-glutamate ligase, whose amino-acid sequence MNWQNKKILVAGLGGTGISMIAFLRRAGAQVSAYDAELKAERVSQIGKMFEGLVFYTGRLKEALDNGFDILALSPGISERTPEIEAFKQRGGRVIGDIEILAGVLEGRGDKVIAITGSNGKTTVTSLVGYLCIKCGLDTVVAGNIGTPVLEAELQRGGRKADVWVLELSSFQLENTESLRPSAATVLNISEDHLDRYDDLLDYAHAKDKIFRGEGVQVLNADDVFCRAMKRSGRNVQWFSLEREAEYWFDRASGRLKNGGSDLLAAADIPLQGLHNAANVLAAVALCEAVGLPREELLAHVKTFQGLPHRVEKVGEKNGVTFIDDSKGTNVGATAAAIAGLQSPLWVILGGMGKGQDFTPLREALKGKAKGVLLIGTDAPQIRRDLEGCGVALTDCAGMDEAVQTAYAQAEAGDIVLLSPACASFDMFKGYAHRAEVFVEAFKAL is encoded by the coding sequence TTCTGCGTCGTGCAGGGGCGCAGGTTTCCGCTTACGATGCGGAATTGAAAGCAGAGCGCGTATCGCAAATCGGTAAAATGTTCGAAGGGCTGGTTTTCTATACAGGCCGTCTGAAAGAGGCACTGGACAACGGTTTCGACATCCTCGCCCTGAGTCCCGGCATTTCCGAGCGCACGCCCGAAATTGAGGCGTTTAAGCAGCGCGGCGGGCGCGTCATCGGCGATATTGAGATTTTGGCGGGCGTGTTGGAAGGGCGCGGCGACAAAGTCATCGCCATCACCGGCAGCAACGGCAAAACCACCGTCACCAGCCTGGTCGGTTATCTGTGTATCAAATGCGGCCTCGATACCGTTGTCGCAGGCAATATCGGCACGCCCGTGTTGGAAGCCGAATTGCAGCGGGGCGGCAGGAAGGCCGATGTATGGGTGTTGGAATTGTCGAGTTTCCAGCTTGAAAACACCGAAAGCCTGCGCCCGAGCGCGGCAACAGTGTTGAACATTTCCGAAGACCACCTCGACCGCTACGACGATTTGCTGGATTATGCACACGCCAAAGACAAAATTTTCCGCGGAGAAGGCGTACAGGTATTGAATGCCGATGACGTATTCTGCCGCGCCATGAAACGCAGCGGCCGCAATGTGCAGTGGTTTTCGTTGGAGCGCGAAGCCGAATATTGGTTTGACCGCGCTTCAGGCCGTCTGAAAAACGGCGGCAGCGATTTGCTTGCGGCGGCAGATATTCCGCTGCAGGGGCTGCACAATGCCGCCAATGTTCTGGCGGCCGTTGCCCTGTGCGAAGCCGTCGGCCTGCCGAGGGAGGAGCTGCTGGCGCATGTGAAAACCTTCCAAGGCCTGCCGCACCGTGTGGAAAAGGTCGGCGAGAAAAACGGCGTTACCTTTATCGACGACAGCAAAGGCACCAACGTCGGGGCGACCGCCGCCGCGATTGCCGGTTTGCAAAGCCCGCTGTGGGTGATTCTCGGCGGCATGGGCAAAGGACAGGACTTCACGCCTTTGCGCGAAGCCTTGAAAGGCAAGGCCAAAGGCGTGCTGCTGATCGGCACGGATGCGCCGCAAATCCGCCGCGATTTGGAAGGCTGCGGCGTGGCACTGACCGATTGCGCCGGTATGGACGAGGCCGTGCAAACCGCCTACGCCCAAGCAGAGGCGGGCGATATTGTTTTGCTCAGCCCGGCCTGTGCCAGCTTCGATATGTTTAAAGGTTACGCCCACCGCGCCGAAGTGTTTGTCGAGGCGTTTAAGGCGTTGTGA